From the genome of Bacteroidota bacterium, one region includes:
- a CDS encoding type II toxin-antitoxin system RelE/ParE family toxin yields MYFIEKTVEFDKWLRKLKDLKAKAKILFRIQRIESDEHFGDCKPLGDGVREIKINYAKGYRIYFHEKDGKIILLLIGGDK; encoded by the coding sequence ATGTACTTTATTGAGAAAACAGTCGAGTTTGATAAATGGCTGAGAAAATTAAAAGACCTTAAAGCGAAGGCAAAAATATTGTTCAGAATTCAAAGAATTGAAAGTGATGAGCACTTTGGAGATTGTAAACCTCTAGGTGATGGTGTTCGGGAAATAAAAATTAATTATGCCAAAGGTTATAGGATTTACTTCCATGAAAAAGATGGAAAAATAATCCTTTTGCTTATTGGAGGAGATAAAT
- a CDS encoding zf-HC2 domain-containing protein, protein MSEDPKILNQHDMENCPDQHLLSDYILGKLNERESKDFLNHLAGCEFCQDAVAGYAMAQGMDQIPLIMDELHKQIDDRVDESATRTPFYRNNFFRVAAILIVLAIGVVVVSNLIKSPDSDIAEAVVEQSLHKSDDKEISGNKRKKESKSKPVDEKQIAQFDAEKISIENDLADPNDIEMEVPILEEMDIAELKERVELSSEETNSSGLFAPESIDETPAKDKEESFGYTVSETSKGIFNKQANSKSEKKAVQTTGKYDIEGYSDIPVDSIAISHDFFVDGINYFNTGDFNNSGYFLANAYSWDSTNIEAACLSGISNYNIKNYALAVSYFNEVLSQKNDPCFYQAKWFKAQSLVKLNKSEEAKSLLESLSNKSNPYQKEAQSLLETIK, encoded by the coding sequence ATGAGTGAAGATCCTAAAATATTGAATCAGCATGATATGGAGAATTGTCCTGACCAGCATTTGTTGTCAGACTATATTCTTGGTAAGCTTAATGAGCGTGAATCAAAAGATTTTTTGAATCACCTTGCTGGTTGTGAGTTTTGTCAAGATGCTGTAGCTGGTTATGCCATGGCGCAGGGTATGGATCAAATTCCGTTGATAATGGATGAGCTACATAAGCAAATTGATGATAGAGTTGATGAGTCCGCAACAAGAACTCCATTTTATCGAAATAATTTTTTTCGTGTAGCAGCCATACTAATCGTTTTAGCTATTGGTGTAGTCGTTGTCTCCAATCTAATTAAAAGTCCGGATAGTGATATTGCAGAAGCAGTTGTAGAGCAAAGTTTGCACAAAAGTGATGACAAAGAAATTAGTGGGAATAAACGAAAGAAAGAATCGAAAAGCAAGCCTGTTGACGAGAAACAAATAGCTCAGTTTGATGCTGAAAAAATTAGTATTGAAAACGACCTTGCTGATCCGAATGATATCGAAATGGAAGTTCCTATTTTAGAGGAAATGGATATCGCTGAGCTTAAAGAGCGTGTTGAATTATCTAGTGAAGAAACAAATTCGTCTGGCTTATTTGCTCCGGAAAGCATAGATGAAACACCTGCAAAAGATAAAGAAGAGAGTTTTGGCTATACAGTTAGCGAAACGAGTAAAGGAATATTTAATAAACAAGCAAACAGCAAAAGCGAGAAAAAGGCAGTCCAAACTACTGGGAAATATGATATAGAAGGTTATTCTGATATACCTGTTGATTCAATAGCGATTTCTCATGATTTTTTTGTGGATGGTATTAATTATTTTAACACTGGCGATTTTAATAATTCCGGTTATTTTCTTGCCAACGCCTATAGCTGGGATTCTACTAATATTGAGGCAGCCTGCCTTTCTGGTATTTCAAATTACAATATTAAGAATTACGCTCTTGCAGTTAGCTATTTCAATGAAGTATTAAGCCAGAAAAATGATCCTTGTTTTTATCAGGCAAAGTGGTTCAAAGCGCAATCACTAGTGAAGTTGAATAAAAGTGAAGAAGCTAAGTCATTGTTAGAGAGTCTATCCAATAAAAGCAATCCCTACCAGAAAGAAGCTCAAAGCTTATTAGAGACAATTAAATAA